One genomic region from Salvelinus fontinalis isolate EN_2023a chromosome 18, ASM2944872v1, whole genome shotgun sequence encodes:
- the LOC129815475 gene encoding ER membrane protein complex subunit 3, whose protein sequence is MVEPELLLDSNIRLWVVLPIVFITFLVGVIRHYVSILLQSDKKLTLEQVSDSQVLIRSRILRENGKYIPKQSFLMRKFYFNNQEDGFFKNTKRKVVPPSPMTDPSMLTDMMKGNVTNVLPMILIGGWINWTFSGFVTTKVPFPLTLRFKPMLQQGIELLSLDASWVSSASWYFLNVFGLRSMYSLILGQDNGADQSRIMQEQMSGAAMAMPADTNKAFKAEWEALELTDHQWALENIEEELMSRELDLDGMFSKELPTGIF, encoded by the exons ATGGTTGAGCCGGAGCTTCTGCTGGATTCCAATATCAGGCTTTGGGTGGTCTTGCCCATTGTCTTCATCACTTTTCTTGTTGGGGTGATTCGACATTATGTCTCCATTTTGCTTCAGAGTGACAAGAAGCTGACATTAGAGCAGGTATCAGACAG CCAGGTTCTCATCAGGAGCAGAATCCTCAGAGAGAATGGGAAGTACATTCCAAAACAG tcatttttGATGAGGAAGTTTTACTTCAATAATCAAGAAGATGGATTCTTCAAAAATACCAAAAGAAAGGTCGTTCCTCCCTCCCCAATGACAG ACCCCAGCATGCTGACAGACATGATGAAAGGCAACGTGACCAATGTTCTTCCCATGATCCTCATCGGAGGCTGGATTAACTGGACCTTCTCAGGGTTTGTCACAA CCAAGGTTCCTTTTCCTCTCACCCTGCGCTTCAAACCCATGTTGCAACAAGGAATCGAGCTACTCTCACTTGATGCATCCTG GGTGAGCTCAGCATCGTGGTATTTCCTGAATGTGTTTGGGCTGCGAAGCATGTACTCCTTAATTCTAGGACAAGATAATG GTGCAGACCAGTCCAGGATCATGCAGGAGCAGATGAGTGGTGCTGCCATGGCCATGCCTGCAGACACCAACAAAGCCTTCAAG GCAGAATGGGAAGCACTTGAGCTAACTGACCACCAGTGGGCACTGGAGAATATTGAGGAGGAGCTGATGAGCAGGGAACTGGATCTGGATGGAATGTTCAGTAAGGAGTTACCAACGGGTATCTTCTGA